From a region of the Buteo buteo chromosome 7, bButBut1.hap1.1, whole genome shotgun sequence genome:
- the TNK2 gene encoding activated CDC42 kinase 1 isoform X1, giving the protein MQAEEGTDWLLELLTELQLQQYFLRIRDELNVTRLSHFEYVKNEDLEKIGMGRPGQRRLWEAVKRRKAMCKRKSWMSKVFSGKRPESELQPQPQSTFRKPPTPPPPEAGGQHSLTCLVRERDLSLFEKLGDGSFGVVRRGEWCTPAGKTLNVAVKCLKTDVLSQPEALDDFIREVNAMHSLDHRNLIRLYGVVLSHPMKMVTELAPLGSLLDRLRKNQGHFLISTLCQYAIQVAKGMAYLESKRFIHRDLAARNILLASNELVKIGDFGLMRALPKNDDHYVMQEHRKVPFAWCAPESLKTRTFSHASDTWMFGVTLWEMFTYGQEPWIGLNGSQILHKIDKEGERLPRPEDCPQDIYNVMLQCWAHKPEDRPTFVALRDFLVEAQPTDMRALQDFEEPDKLHIQMNDIITVIEGRAENYWWRGQNKRTLKVGQFPRNTVTSVAGLSAHDISQPLKNSFIHTGHGDTNPQHCWGFPDKIDELYLGNPMDPPDILGVDLSAARPTQLPGRAKKPCYDPVSEEEEGLPGGLRKLCLKKPGAGKGLRPVKPSARVPGTKVGERQPGQPPSEGPAGGEVTLIDFGEEVPQGSPSPVGELTAPSLAKLAMEAFSLLDKTPPQSPTRALPRPLHPTPVVDWDARPLPPPPAYDDVAQDEDDFEVCSITSPPSRRGKTNYGFVDEGERGPALEDNLFLPPKETKQPSLTQTTELFEELQQECMKRLNVPLGPSAPTDDKPQIPPRVPIPPRPLRRNEPGRWSGDLSPASGGEEDRPPQIPPRDPLSQPSSRTPSPMALQVGSPQQRAALCSCLSTSPGKPMPTTQSFALDPKYATPKVIQAQGKDCSKGPCILPIVKDGQKVSSTHYYLLPERPAYLDKYEKFFKEAKSPEEVPASRLVTTATVRPMVQQPLLDCKANFSSNNSNPGPKCLVKASCSLQKIVYDGPDGCRPADKIRLVQDTVHGVTTEECQAALQNHGWNVQRAIQYLKVEQLFCLGLKSRVECHRVLEMFDWNLAQASSHLLDPYSAARQKR; this is encoded by the exons atgcaggcagaggagggcaCGGactggctgctggagctgctcaccgagctgcagctgcagcagtacTTTCTGCGCATCCGGGATGAGCTCAATGTCACCCGCCTCTCCCACTTTGAGTACGTCAAAAATGAGGATCTGGAGAAGATCGGCATGGGACGCCCCG GCCAGCGGCGGCTGTGGGAGGCAGTGAAGCGGAGGAAAGCCATGTGCAAGCGGAAATCCTGGATGAGCAAG GTGTTCAGTGGGAAGCGCCCTGAGTcagagctgcagccccagccccagagcacCTTCCGCAAGCCACCCACGCCACCGCCCCCCGAAGCCGGGGGTCAGCACTCCCTCACCTGCCTCGTGCGGGAGCGGGACCTCTCGCTCTTCGAGAAGCTGGGCGACGGCTCTTTCGGCGTCGTGCGTCGTGGCGAGTGGTGCACGCCTGCTGGCAAGACG CTGAACGTGGCAGTGAAGTGCCTCAAGACGGATGTGCTGAGCCAGCCGGAGGCACTGGACGACTTCATCCGGGAGGTGAACGCCATGCACTCCCTGGACCACAGGAACCTCATCCGCCTCTACGGCGTGGTGCTTTCCCACCCCATGAAGATG GTGACAGAGCTGGCCCCGCTGGGCTCCCTCCTGGACCGCTTGCGGAAGAACCAGGGCCATTTCCTCATCTCCACCCTCTGCCAGTATGCCATCCAGGTGGCCAAGGGCATGGCCTACCTGGAGTCCAAGCGATTCATCCACCGTGACCTGGCTGCCCGCAATATCCTGCTGGCCTCCAACGAGCTGGTCAAGATCGGGGACTTTGGGCTGATGCGGGCCCTGCCCAAAAATGATGACCACTACGTGATGCAGGAGCATCGCAAGGTTCCATTTGCCTG GTGTGCTCCCGAGAGCCTGAAGACACGTACCTTCTCCCACGCCAGTGACACCTGGATGTTTGGGGTCACCCTCTGGGAGATGTTCACTTATGGGCAGGAGCCTTGGATTGGCCTCAATGGCAGCCAG ATCCTGCACAAGATAGACAAGGAGGGTGAGCGGCTGCCACGGCCCGAGGACTGTCCCCAGGACATCTACAACGTcatgctgcagtgctgggcacACAAGCCCGAGGACCGACCCACCTTCGTGGCCCTGCGGGACTTCTTGGTGGAG gcCCAACCCACCGACATGAGGGCGCTGCAGGACTTTGAGGAACCCGACAAGCTGCACATCCAGATGAACGACATCATCACGGTCATCGAGGGCAG GGCCGAGAATTACTGGTGGCGGGGTCAGAATAAGCGGACCCTAAAAGTGGGCCAGTTCCCCCGAAACACGGTGACCTCGGTGGCAGGGCTGTCGGCCCACGACATCAGCCAGCCGCTTAAAAACAGCTTCATCCACACAGGCCATGGAGACACCAACCCGCAGCACTGCTGGGGGTTTCCCGATAAAATTGATGA gCTGTACCTGGGAAATCCCATGGACCCTCCTGACATTTTAGGTGTGGACCTGAGCGCTGCCAGACCCACCCAGCTTCCAGGCAGGGCTAAAA AGCCCTGCTACGACCCGgtcagtgaggaggaggagggtctGCCAGGCGGTCTCCGGAAGCTCTGCCTGAAGAAGCCAGGTGCAGGGAAGGGTCTCCGACCGGTCAAGCCGTCGGCACGGGTACCGGGCACTAAGGTGGGCGAGCGGCAACCTGGCCAACCGCCGAGCGAGGGACCGGCGGGTGGCGAGGTGACCCTCATCGATTTCGGGGAGGAGGTGCCTCAAGGTAGCCCATCGCCAGTGGGGGAGCTGACAGCCCCGTCGTTGGCCAAGCTGGCCATGGAGGCCTTCTCATTGCTGGACAAGACCCCGCCGCAGAGCCCCACGCGGGCTCTACCCCGGCCCCTCCACCCCACGCCAGTGGTGGACTGGGATGCCCGCCCTTTGCCCCCACCGCCCGCCTATGACGACGTGGCACAGGACGAGGACGACTTTGAGGTCTGCTCCATCACCAGCCCCCCAAGCCGGCGGGGCAAGACCAACTACGGCTTCGTGGATGAGGGCGAGCGGGGACCAGCACTGGAGGACAACCTCTTTCTGCCCCCCAAGGAGACCAAGCAGCCCAGCCTGACGCAGACCACTGAGCTCTttgaggagctgcagcaggagtgCATGAAGAGGCTTAACGTCCCCCTGGGACCGTCCGCCCCCACCGACGACAagccccaaatccccccccgtgtccccatcccaccccgaCCCCTACGCCGCAACGAGCCCGGGCGCTGGTCGGGGGACCTTTCCCCGGCTTCAGGAGGTGAGGAAGACCGGCCGCCCCAGATTCCCCCCCGGGACCCGCTGTCGCAGCCCAGCTCCCGGACACCCAGCCCCATGGCCCTGCAGGTGGGCTCCCCCCAGCAACGCGctgccctctgctcctgcctctccACCTCACCGGGGAAGCCCATGCCCACCACGCAGAGCTTTGCCCTTGACCCCAAGTACGCCACCCCCAAGGTCATCCAGGCACAGGGCAAGGACTGCTCCAAGGGACCCTGCATCCTGCCCATCGTGAAGGACGGGCAGAAGGTCAGCAGCACCCACTACTACCTGCTGCCCGAGCGCCCTGCCTACCTGGACAAGTACGAGAAGTTTTTCAAGGAGGCCAAAAGCCCCGAGGAGGTGCCGGCGTCCCGCTTGGTCACCACAGCCACCGTCCGTCCCATGGTGCAGCAGCCGCTGCTAGACTGCAAGGCCAACTTCTCCTCCAACAACAGCAACCCTGGGCCCAAGTGCCTGGTGAAAgcctcctgcagcctccagaAGATCGTCTACGACGGGCCGGATGGCTGCCGCCCCGCTGACAAGATCCGGCTG GTGCAGGACACTGTGCATGGCGTGACCACTGAGGAGTGccaggcagccctgcagaaCCACGGCTGGAATGTCCAACGGGCCATCCAGTACCTGAAG GTGGAGCAGCTCTTCTGCCTGGGGCTGAAGTCCCGCGTCGAGTGCCACCGGGTGCTGGAGATGTTTGACTGGAACCTGGCCCAGGCCAGCTCCCACCTCCTTGATCCCTACAGCGCCGCCCGCCAGAA GCGGTGA
- the TNK2 gene encoding activated CDC42 kinase 1 isoform X5, with protein sequence MRRFQALRRSFPFLARFRLYRRLSCSMQAEEGTDWLLELLTELQLQQYFLRIRDELNVTRLSHFEYVKNEDLEKIGMGRPGQRRLWEAVKRRKAMCKRKSWMSKVFSGKRPESELQPQPQSTFRKPPTPPPPEAGGQHSLTCLVRERDLSLFEKLGDGSFGVVRRGEWCTPAGKTLNVAVKCLKTDVLSQPEALDDFIREVNAMHSLDHRNLIRLYGVVLSHPMKMVTELAPLGSLLDRLRKNQGHFLISTLCQYAIQVAKGMAYLESKRFIHRDLAARNILLASNELVKIGDFGLMRALPKNDDHYVMQEHRKVPFAWCAPESLKTRTFSHASDTWMFGVTLWEMFTYGQEPWIGLNGSQILHKIDKEGERLPRPEDCPQDIYNVMLQCWAHKPEDRPTFVALRDFLVEAQPTDMRALQDFEEPDKLHIQMNDIITVIEGRAENYWWRGQNKRTLKVGQFPRNTVTSVAGLSAHDISQPLKNSFIHTGHGDTNPQHCWGFPDKIDELYLGNPMDPPDILGVDLSAARPTQLPGRAKRQPPPRPPQPTVLLTKPCYDPVSEEEEGLPGGLRKLCLKKPGAGKGLRPVKPSARVPGTKVGERQPGQPPSEGPAGGEVTLIDFGEEVPQGSPSPVGELTAPSLAKLAMEAFSLLDKTPPQSPTRALPRPLHPTPVVDWDARPLPPPPAYDDVAQDEDDFEVCSITSPPSRRGKTNYGFVDEGERGPALEDNLFLPPKETKQPSLTQTTELFEELQQECMKRLNVPLGPSAPTDDKPQIPPRVPIPPRPLRRNEPGRWSGDLSPASGGEEDRPPQIPPRDPLSQPSSRTPSPMALQVGSPQQRAALCSCLSTSPGKPMPTTQSFALDPKYATPKVIQAQGKDCSKGPCILPIVKDGQKVSSTHYYLLPERPAYLDKYEKFFKEAKSPEEVPASRLVTTATVRPMVQQPLLDCKANFSSNNSNPGPKCLVKASCSLQKIVYDGPDGCRPADKIRLVQDTVHGVTTEECQAALQNHGWNVQRAIQYLKVEQLFCLGLKSRVECHRVLEMFDWNLAQASSHLLDPYSAARQKR encoded by the exons ATGCGACGCTTCCAGGCTTTGCGCCGATCCTTCCCCTTCCTCGCCCGCTTCCGCCTCTACCGA AGGCTGAGCTGTAGCatgcaggcagaggagggcaCGGactggctgctggagctgctcaccgagctgcagctgcagcagtacTTTCTGCGCATCCGGGATGAGCTCAATGTCACCCGCCTCTCCCACTTTGAGTACGTCAAAAATGAGGATCTGGAGAAGATCGGCATGGGACGCCCCG GCCAGCGGCGGCTGTGGGAGGCAGTGAAGCGGAGGAAAGCCATGTGCAAGCGGAAATCCTGGATGAGCAAG GTGTTCAGTGGGAAGCGCCCTGAGTcagagctgcagccccagccccagagcacCTTCCGCAAGCCACCCACGCCACCGCCCCCCGAAGCCGGGGGTCAGCACTCCCTCACCTGCCTCGTGCGGGAGCGGGACCTCTCGCTCTTCGAGAAGCTGGGCGACGGCTCTTTCGGCGTCGTGCGTCGTGGCGAGTGGTGCACGCCTGCTGGCAAGACG CTGAACGTGGCAGTGAAGTGCCTCAAGACGGATGTGCTGAGCCAGCCGGAGGCACTGGACGACTTCATCCGGGAGGTGAACGCCATGCACTCCCTGGACCACAGGAACCTCATCCGCCTCTACGGCGTGGTGCTTTCCCACCCCATGAAGATG GTGACAGAGCTGGCCCCGCTGGGCTCCCTCCTGGACCGCTTGCGGAAGAACCAGGGCCATTTCCTCATCTCCACCCTCTGCCAGTATGCCATCCAGGTGGCCAAGGGCATGGCCTACCTGGAGTCCAAGCGATTCATCCACCGTGACCTGGCTGCCCGCAATATCCTGCTGGCCTCCAACGAGCTGGTCAAGATCGGGGACTTTGGGCTGATGCGGGCCCTGCCCAAAAATGATGACCACTACGTGATGCAGGAGCATCGCAAGGTTCCATTTGCCTG GTGTGCTCCCGAGAGCCTGAAGACACGTACCTTCTCCCACGCCAGTGACACCTGGATGTTTGGGGTCACCCTCTGGGAGATGTTCACTTATGGGCAGGAGCCTTGGATTGGCCTCAATGGCAGCCAG ATCCTGCACAAGATAGACAAGGAGGGTGAGCGGCTGCCACGGCCCGAGGACTGTCCCCAGGACATCTACAACGTcatgctgcagtgctgggcacACAAGCCCGAGGACCGACCCACCTTCGTGGCCCTGCGGGACTTCTTGGTGGAG gcCCAACCCACCGACATGAGGGCGCTGCAGGACTTTGAGGAACCCGACAAGCTGCACATCCAGATGAACGACATCATCACGGTCATCGAGGGCAG GGCCGAGAATTACTGGTGGCGGGGTCAGAATAAGCGGACCCTAAAAGTGGGCCAGTTCCCCCGAAACACGGTGACCTCGGTGGCAGGGCTGTCGGCCCACGACATCAGCCAGCCGCTTAAAAACAGCTTCATCCACACAGGCCATGGAGACACCAACCCGCAGCACTGCTGGGGGTTTCCCGATAAAATTGATGA gCTGTACCTGGGAAATCCCATGGACCCTCCTGACATTTTAGGTGTGGACCTGAGCGCTGCCAGACCCACCCAGCTTCCAGGCAGGGCTAAAA GGCAGCCGCCTCCACGCCCGCCTCAGCCCACCGTCCTGCTCACCA AGCCCTGCTACGACCCGgtcagtgaggaggaggagggtctGCCAGGCGGTCTCCGGAAGCTCTGCCTGAAGAAGCCAGGTGCAGGGAAGGGTCTCCGACCGGTCAAGCCGTCGGCACGGGTACCGGGCACTAAGGTGGGCGAGCGGCAACCTGGCCAACCGCCGAGCGAGGGACCGGCGGGTGGCGAGGTGACCCTCATCGATTTCGGGGAGGAGGTGCCTCAAGGTAGCCCATCGCCAGTGGGGGAGCTGACAGCCCCGTCGTTGGCCAAGCTGGCCATGGAGGCCTTCTCATTGCTGGACAAGACCCCGCCGCAGAGCCCCACGCGGGCTCTACCCCGGCCCCTCCACCCCACGCCAGTGGTGGACTGGGATGCCCGCCCTTTGCCCCCACCGCCCGCCTATGACGACGTGGCACAGGACGAGGACGACTTTGAGGTCTGCTCCATCACCAGCCCCCCAAGCCGGCGGGGCAAGACCAACTACGGCTTCGTGGATGAGGGCGAGCGGGGACCAGCACTGGAGGACAACCTCTTTCTGCCCCCCAAGGAGACCAAGCAGCCCAGCCTGACGCAGACCACTGAGCTCTttgaggagctgcagcaggagtgCATGAAGAGGCTTAACGTCCCCCTGGGACCGTCCGCCCCCACCGACGACAagccccaaatccccccccgtgtccccatcccaccccgaCCCCTACGCCGCAACGAGCCCGGGCGCTGGTCGGGGGACCTTTCCCCGGCTTCAGGAGGTGAGGAAGACCGGCCGCCCCAGATTCCCCCCCGGGACCCGCTGTCGCAGCCCAGCTCCCGGACACCCAGCCCCATGGCCCTGCAGGTGGGCTCCCCCCAGCAACGCGctgccctctgctcctgcctctccACCTCACCGGGGAAGCCCATGCCCACCACGCAGAGCTTTGCCCTTGACCCCAAGTACGCCACCCCCAAGGTCATCCAGGCACAGGGCAAGGACTGCTCCAAGGGACCCTGCATCCTGCCCATCGTGAAGGACGGGCAGAAGGTCAGCAGCACCCACTACTACCTGCTGCCCGAGCGCCCTGCCTACCTGGACAAGTACGAGAAGTTTTTCAAGGAGGCCAAAAGCCCCGAGGAGGTGCCGGCGTCCCGCTTGGTCACCACAGCCACCGTCCGTCCCATGGTGCAGCAGCCGCTGCTAGACTGCAAGGCCAACTTCTCCTCCAACAACAGCAACCCTGGGCCCAAGTGCCTGGTGAAAgcctcctgcagcctccagaAGATCGTCTACGACGGGCCGGATGGCTGCCGCCCCGCTGACAAGATCCGGCTG GTGCAGGACACTGTGCATGGCGTGACCACTGAGGAGTGccaggcagccctgcagaaCCACGGCTGGAATGTCCAACGGGCCATCCAGTACCTGAAG GTGGAGCAGCTCTTCTGCCTGGGGCTGAAGTCCCGCGTCGAGTGCCACCGGGTGCTGGAGATGTTTGACTGGAACCTGGCCCAGGCCAGCTCCCACCTCCTTGATCCCTACAGCGCCGCCCGCCAGAA GCGGTGA
- the TNK2 gene encoding activated CDC42 kinase 1 isoform X6: MQAEEGTDWLLELLTELQLQQYFLRIRDELNVTRLSHFEYVKNEDLEKIGMGRPGQRRLWEAVKRRKAMCKRKSWMSKVFSGKRPESELQPQPQSTFRKPPTPPPPEAGGQHSLTCLVRERDLSLFEKLGDGSFGVVRRGEWCTPAGKTLNVAVKCLKTDVLSQPEALDDFIREVNAMHSLDHRNLIRLYGVVLSHPMKMVTELAPLGSLLDRLRKNQGHFLISTLCQYAIQVAKGMAYLESKRFIHRDLAARNILLASNELVKIGDFGLMRALPKNDDHYVMQEHRKVPFAWCAPESLKTRTFSHASDTWMFGVTLWEMFTYGQEPWIGLNGSQILHKIDKEGERLPRPEDCPQDIYNVMLQCWAHKPEDRPTFVALRDFLVEAQPTDMRALQDFEEPDKLHIQMNDIITVIEGRAENYWWRGQNKRTLKVGQFPRNTVTSVAGLSAHDISQPLKNSFIHTGHGDTNPQHCWGFPDKIDELYLGNPMDPPDILGVDLSAARPTQLPGRAKRQPPPRPPQPTVLLTKPCYDPVSEEEEGLPGGLRKLCLKKPGAGKGLRPVKPSARVPGTKVGERQPGQPPSEGPAGGEVTLIDFGEEVPQGSPSPVGELTAPSLAKLAMEAFSLLDKTPPQSPTRALPRPLHPTPVVDWDARPLPPPPAYDDVAQDEDDFEVCSITSPPSRRGKTNYGFVDEGERGPALEDNLFLPPKETKQPSLTQTTELFEELQQECMKRLNVPLGPSAPTDDKPQIPPRVPIPPRPLRRNEPGRWSGDLSPASGGEEDRPPQIPPRDPLSQPSSRTPSPMALQVGSPQQRAALCSCLSTSPGKPMPTTQSFALDPKYATPKVIQAQGKDCSKGPCILPIVKDGQKVSSTHYYLLPERPAYLDKYEKFFKEAKSPEEVPASRLVTTATVRPMVQQPLLDCKANFSSNNSNPGPKCLVKASCSLQKIVYDGPDGCRPADKIRLVQDTVHGVTTEECQAALQNHGWNVQRAIQYLKVEQLFCLGLKSRVECHRVLEMFDWNLAQASSHLLDPYSAARQKR; encoded by the exons atgcaggcagaggagggcaCGGactggctgctggagctgctcaccgagctgcagctgcagcagtacTTTCTGCGCATCCGGGATGAGCTCAATGTCACCCGCCTCTCCCACTTTGAGTACGTCAAAAATGAGGATCTGGAGAAGATCGGCATGGGACGCCCCG GCCAGCGGCGGCTGTGGGAGGCAGTGAAGCGGAGGAAAGCCATGTGCAAGCGGAAATCCTGGATGAGCAAG GTGTTCAGTGGGAAGCGCCCTGAGTcagagctgcagccccagccccagagcacCTTCCGCAAGCCACCCACGCCACCGCCCCCCGAAGCCGGGGGTCAGCACTCCCTCACCTGCCTCGTGCGGGAGCGGGACCTCTCGCTCTTCGAGAAGCTGGGCGACGGCTCTTTCGGCGTCGTGCGTCGTGGCGAGTGGTGCACGCCTGCTGGCAAGACG CTGAACGTGGCAGTGAAGTGCCTCAAGACGGATGTGCTGAGCCAGCCGGAGGCACTGGACGACTTCATCCGGGAGGTGAACGCCATGCACTCCCTGGACCACAGGAACCTCATCCGCCTCTACGGCGTGGTGCTTTCCCACCCCATGAAGATG GTGACAGAGCTGGCCCCGCTGGGCTCCCTCCTGGACCGCTTGCGGAAGAACCAGGGCCATTTCCTCATCTCCACCCTCTGCCAGTATGCCATCCAGGTGGCCAAGGGCATGGCCTACCTGGAGTCCAAGCGATTCATCCACCGTGACCTGGCTGCCCGCAATATCCTGCTGGCCTCCAACGAGCTGGTCAAGATCGGGGACTTTGGGCTGATGCGGGCCCTGCCCAAAAATGATGACCACTACGTGATGCAGGAGCATCGCAAGGTTCCATTTGCCTG GTGTGCTCCCGAGAGCCTGAAGACACGTACCTTCTCCCACGCCAGTGACACCTGGATGTTTGGGGTCACCCTCTGGGAGATGTTCACTTATGGGCAGGAGCCTTGGATTGGCCTCAATGGCAGCCAG ATCCTGCACAAGATAGACAAGGAGGGTGAGCGGCTGCCACGGCCCGAGGACTGTCCCCAGGACATCTACAACGTcatgctgcagtgctgggcacACAAGCCCGAGGACCGACCCACCTTCGTGGCCCTGCGGGACTTCTTGGTGGAG gcCCAACCCACCGACATGAGGGCGCTGCAGGACTTTGAGGAACCCGACAAGCTGCACATCCAGATGAACGACATCATCACGGTCATCGAGGGCAG GGCCGAGAATTACTGGTGGCGGGGTCAGAATAAGCGGACCCTAAAAGTGGGCCAGTTCCCCCGAAACACGGTGACCTCGGTGGCAGGGCTGTCGGCCCACGACATCAGCCAGCCGCTTAAAAACAGCTTCATCCACACAGGCCATGGAGACACCAACCCGCAGCACTGCTGGGGGTTTCCCGATAAAATTGATGA gCTGTACCTGGGAAATCCCATGGACCCTCCTGACATTTTAGGTGTGGACCTGAGCGCTGCCAGACCCACCCAGCTTCCAGGCAGGGCTAAAA GGCAGCCGCCTCCACGCCCGCCTCAGCCCACCGTCCTGCTCACCA AGCCCTGCTACGACCCGgtcagtgaggaggaggagggtctGCCAGGCGGTCTCCGGAAGCTCTGCCTGAAGAAGCCAGGTGCAGGGAAGGGTCTCCGACCGGTCAAGCCGTCGGCACGGGTACCGGGCACTAAGGTGGGCGAGCGGCAACCTGGCCAACCGCCGAGCGAGGGACCGGCGGGTGGCGAGGTGACCCTCATCGATTTCGGGGAGGAGGTGCCTCAAGGTAGCCCATCGCCAGTGGGGGAGCTGACAGCCCCGTCGTTGGCCAAGCTGGCCATGGAGGCCTTCTCATTGCTGGACAAGACCCCGCCGCAGAGCCCCACGCGGGCTCTACCCCGGCCCCTCCACCCCACGCCAGTGGTGGACTGGGATGCCCGCCCTTTGCCCCCACCGCCCGCCTATGACGACGTGGCACAGGACGAGGACGACTTTGAGGTCTGCTCCATCACCAGCCCCCCAAGCCGGCGGGGCAAGACCAACTACGGCTTCGTGGATGAGGGCGAGCGGGGACCAGCACTGGAGGACAACCTCTTTCTGCCCCCCAAGGAGACCAAGCAGCCCAGCCTGACGCAGACCACTGAGCTCTttgaggagctgcagcaggagtgCATGAAGAGGCTTAACGTCCCCCTGGGACCGTCCGCCCCCACCGACGACAagccccaaatccccccccgtgtccccatcccaccccgaCCCCTACGCCGCAACGAGCCCGGGCGCTGGTCGGGGGACCTTTCCCCGGCTTCAGGAGGTGAGGAAGACCGGCCGCCCCAGATTCCCCCCCGGGACCCGCTGTCGCAGCCCAGCTCCCGGACACCCAGCCCCATGGCCCTGCAGGTGGGCTCCCCCCAGCAACGCGctgccctctgctcctgcctctccACCTCACCGGGGAAGCCCATGCCCACCACGCAGAGCTTTGCCCTTGACCCCAAGTACGCCACCCCCAAGGTCATCCAGGCACAGGGCAAGGACTGCTCCAAGGGACCCTGCATCCTGCCCATCGTGAAGGACGGGCAGAAGGTCAGCAGCACCCACTACTACCTGCTGCCCGAGCGCCCTGCCTACCTGGACAAGTACGAGAAGTTTTTCAAGGAGGCCAAAAGCCCCGAGGAGGTGCCGGCGTCCCGCTTGGTCACCACAGCCACCGTCCGTCCCATGGTGCAGCAGCCGCTGCTAGACTGCAAGGCCAACTTCTCCTCCAACAACAGCAACCCTGGGCCCAAGTGCCTGGTGAAAgcctcctgcagcctccagaAGATCGTCTACGACGGGCCGGATGGCTGCCGCCCCGCTGACAAGATCCGGCTG GTGCAGGACACTGTGCATGGCGTGACCACTGAGGAGTGccaggcagccctgcagaaCCACGGCTGGAATGTCCAACGGGCCATCCAGTACCTGAAG GTGGAGCAGCTCTTCTGCCTGGGGCTGAAGTCCCGCGTCGAGTGCCACCGGGTGCTGGAGATGTTTGACTGGAACCTGGCCCAGGCCAGCTCCCACCTCCTTGATCCCTACAGCGCCGCCCGCCAGAA GCGGTGA